One window of Cydia pomonella isolate Wapato2018A chromosome 5, ilCydPomo1, whole genome shotgun sequence genomic DNA carries:
- the LOC133518195 gene encoding uncharacterized protein LOC133518195, with product MKQQQQQQQQQQHIMSMTSFTISLSGNEPVLNVDFQPALELDNDGFYECALVYFKTFNTIPNVDKSNNMFHYGDDVIAIPEGSYELSSIIHLLNEEMTKRAKGDGEKLVDIFVLFDDSIESIEFHPYTPYNDSFKNNDNIHICINRQDLILLPSQSQILVEGTVEKGCLLVNNGAAFLFQDIRYELNGVEIDRARNCGITSTIKGLISYTKEMDHSLQTAGWEVGAKKIHDKFTLTIPLSHFLGFAEDYKKVIMNGKHELILNRASIDVNCLDLAPVDPNTVPKPPTPNGEIEITRVTWRMPVIKVSDKEKLRLMSYVEGSIPVQIAFRTWELYEYPVLPSSERHIWCIKTSTQLEKPRYLIVGFQTARRNDKTKDMSIFDHCNLTNCRVYLNAQYYPYDPFSAEFKTNNYALLYDAFTNFQRSYYSRDHTSPQVNYAHYKTHSPLIVIDTSRQCDSFNSGAGAIDIKLEMEF from the exons Atgaagcagcagcagcagcagcagcagcagcagcaaca TATCATGTCTATGACATCATTCACAATAAGTCTGAGCGGTAACGAGCCTGTGTTGAATGTAGACTTTCAACCGGCTCTAGAATTGGACAATGATGGTTTTTACGAGTGTGCTCTCGTGTACTTTAAGACTTTCAACACTATTCCTAATGTTGATAAGAGCAATAATATGTTTCACTATGGGGATGATGTAATCGCAATTCCTGAAGGTTCATACGAGCTCTCCAGTATAATACACCTCTTGAACGAGGAAATGACAAAGAGGGCTAAAGGTGATGGTGAAAAATTGGTGGATATcttt GTGTTATTCGATGACAGTATAGAAAGTATAGAATTTCACCCATACACTCCGTATAATGACTCTTTCAAAAACAACGATAACATCCACATATGTATCAACCGTCAAGATCTAATTCTACTACcgagtcaaagtcaaatattagTGGAAGGCACTGTGGAGAAAGGCTGTCTACTGGTCAACAATGGTgctgcttttttatttcaagacatTCGTTATGAATTGAACGGTGTGGAGATTGATCGAGCGAGAAACTGCGGCATCACATCCACCATTAAGGGACTAATCTCATACACCAAGGAAATGGACCATAGTCTTCAGACAGCGGGGTGGGAAGTCGGTGCTAAAAAGATACATGACAAGTTTACATTAACCATACCACTATCTCATTTCTTGGGTTTCGCCGAGGACTACAAGAAGGTAATAATGAATGGGAAACACGAGTTGATATTAAATCGCGCCAGTATAGATGTAAACTGTTTAGATTTAGCACCCGTTGATCCGAATACGGTACCGAAACCGCCGACTCCAAATGGTGAGATTGAAATCACTCGTGTCACATGGAGGATGCCAGTcataaaagtatctgataagGAGAAACTGCGCTTAATGTCGTATGTTGAGGGCAGCATACCAGTTCAGATAGCGTTCCGCACGTGGGAACTGTATGAATATCCCGTACTACCTTCCTCAGAACGTCATATTTGGTGCATCAAGACTAGTACTCAGCTGGAGAAACCTCGCTATCTCATTGTTGGTTTCCAAACGGCACGCAGGAACGACAAGACCAAAGATATGAGTATATTCGACCATTGTAATCTTACCAATTGCAGGGTGTATTTGAACGCACAGTATTATCCATACGATCCTTTTTCggctgaatttaaaacaaacaactatgcGCTCTTATATGACGCATTTACCAATTTCCAACGATCGTACTACAGCCGTGATCATACCAGCCCTCAAGTAAATTATGCTCATTACAAGACACACTCTCCATTAATAGTCATTGACACGTCCAGACAGTGTGACAGCTTCAACTCGGGAGCTGGtgctattgatattaaattggaAATGGAGTTTTAA
- the LOC133518196 gene encoding beclin 1-associated autophagy-related key regulator-like: MALSYFTESEAPRDFRISSTESEGHYTKCLLCYTVKKNFYCPDCIRAGNFVHSSMPYADRFSEKQGKLLRLKANRKHILDRCEKLMAGKLKKDSLITEAKQSRDKLDLLRLAIEQRRNGLDEKRKQLTELTQLNNELRLKLPRYQKRVSHLASHAAVQRLELHTRHNACADRNAALAALRRERVRQLNKYIFPVYISLDTSDSIEDMEFLGGEPEEQPAPRTRLHVVSPWLCADGDHSHVITWGEFAQLGFRRIIIKKYS, translated from the exons ATGGCTTTAAGTTATTTCACAGAAAGTGAAGCTCCGAGAGACTTTCGAATATCCTCCACGGAGAGTGAAGGACATTACACAAAGTGCCTACTATGTTATACGGTGAAGAAAAACTTCTACTGCCCGGATTGCATTCGGGCGGGCAACTTCGTACATTCATCGATGCCTTATGCAGacag ATTCTCAGAGAAACAAGGCAAGCTGTTACGTTTGAAAGCGAACAGAAAGCACATTCTTGACCGCTGCGAGAAGCTGATGGCCGGCAAGTTGAAGAAAGACAGCTTAATAACAGAGGCCAAACAGTCGCGGGACAAACTGGACCTGCTGCGGCTGGCTATTGAGCAGCGGAGGAATGGACTGGATGAGAAGAGGAAACAATTGACGGAGCTCACACAACTTAACAATGAGCTAAG GTTAAAGCTCCCCCGCTACCAGAAGCGCGTGTCGCACCTGGCGTCCCACGCGGCCGTTCAGAGGCTGGAGCTGCACACCAGGCACAACGCCTGCGCCGACAGAAACGCGGCCTTAGCGGCGCTGCGGAGAGAGAGGGTGCGGCAGCTTAACAAATATATATTCCCCGTTTACATCAGTTTGGATACCAG CGACAGTATAGAAGACATGGAGTTCCTGGGCGGGGAGCCGGAGGAGCAgcccgcgccgcgcactcggCTGCACGTCGTCTCGCCCTGGCTGTGTGCCGACGGGGACCACTCGCATGTTATCACCTGGGGTGAGTTCGCACAGTTGGGGTTTAGAAGAATAATcatcaaaaaatattcataa